One Streptomyces sp. NBC_01237 genomic region harbors:
- a CDS encoding RDD family protein, with translation MSNDQPTPGQPPEDDDPFLKKPQEPPPPSAGSPYGSAPPPPPYDPGGYGGGFGGVDPLAGMPPLAQPGKRIVARLIDFLIISIPLYLISLPWGGAIDVTSDNGDDGFGDAVSNSYSGHQLVWSLIGLVVYVAYDTYFTHKDGRTLGKRLLKLRVAMLNDGRVPDTSSALMRAVVLWLPALLCCPCLWWLINIVLMFTDKPYRQGLQDKAAKTVVVSVP, from the coding sequence ATGAGCAACGACCAGCCGACGCCCGGCCAGCCGCCCGAGGACGACGATCCGTTCCTCAAGAAGCCGCAGGAGCCCCCGCCGCCGTCAGCGGGTTCGCCGTACGGCAGCGCGCCTCCGCCACCGCCGTACGACCCGGGAGGCTACGGCGGCGGATTCGGCGGGGTGGATCCGCTGGCCGGGATGCCGCCGCTCGCCCAGCCGGGCAAGCGGATCGTGGCGCGGCTGATCGACTTCCTCATCATCTCGATCCCGCTGTATCTGATCTCGCTGCCCTGGGGCGGCGCGATCGACGTCACGTCGGACAACGGCGACGACGGGTTCGGTGACGCCGTCAGCAACTCGTACAGCGGGCATCAGCTGGTGTGGTCGCTGATCGGGCTGGTGGTCTACGTCGCGTACGACACGTACTTCACCCACAAGGACGGCCGGACCCTCGGCAAACGGCTGCTCAAACTGCGCGTCGCGATGCTCAACGACGGGCGGGTGCCGGACACCAGCTCGGCACTGATGCGGGCCGTGGTGCTGTGGCTCCCGGCGCTGCTGTGCTGCCCGTGCCTGTGGTGGCTGATCAACATCGTGCTGATGTTCACCGACAAGCCCTACCGGCAGGGGCTCCAGGACAAGGCGGCGAAGACCGTGGTCGTCAGTGTCCCGTGA
- a CDS encoding RDD family protein has protein sequence MSAPTPAPGDDSPREGYYPDPSIPGYVRYWNGASWVPGTSRPAPQQAGAAPVPQPSGGASAPRPAAASAAPVEETGPIFFDEVDEASEPGGPGEQGQGGGSRPEPEPASVWQADTSRQTGFGGERDRRVSWGGPEAVSGQPATPAPAAAPVPAPAPAPASAPAPVDPRTPGAPDPTRGALPATRESGDTGGRRGDGDRPPTDGTVTIRAVGPGGEARTPRPRDAGPAASDGTLTIRALAPGTTPQGPQASQAPQTPRPPRIPQTPQAPHAPQPQPQPQPARPQPHAPAPTHVLPSAQVPAATQGPVQVPGQNAPAPVAPAPWAQQSHQPAQPELQQQQPQHAQQQQPQHQLPPQSHQQMQGRQMPAQQGPAGADQPVVPWKPPVDDPFQQLARAQTSARPAGLGKRFAARLLDTLVLGAVVGAVSFPLVGRALDHIDEKITAAKQSGETVTVWLVDGTTSGLFGAVLGAFLVLGFVLEALPTAKWGRTLGKKLLGLDVRDIESHDSPTMGAALRRWLVYGVLGILVIGVVNVLWCLIDRPWRQCWHDKAARTFVAG, from the coding sequence ATGAGCGCCCCAACCCCGGCACCCGGTGACGACAGCCCCCGCGAGGGCTACTACCCCGACCCCTCCATCCCCGGCTACGTCCGCTACTGGAACGGCGCGTCGTGGGTTCCCGGTACGAGCCGGCCCGCGCCCCAGCAGGCAGGGGCCGCGCCCGTGCCGCAGCCCTCGGGCGGGGCGTCCGCACCGCGGCCGGCCGCCGCGTCCGCCGCCCCGGTGGAGGAGACCGGCCCGATCTTCTTCGACGAGGTCGACGAGGCGAGCGAGCCGGGCGGACCGGGCGAGCAGGGGCAGGGCGGCGGCAGCCGTCCGGAGCCGGAACCCGCTTCCGTCTGGCAGGCCGACACCTCACGGCAGACCGGCTTCGGCGGCGAGCGCGACCGGCGCGTCTCCTGGGGCGGGCCGGAAGCGGTGTCCGGGCAGCCGGCCACGCCCGCTCCGGCTGCGGCTCCGGTCCCTGCTCCTGCTCCAGCTCCTGCTTCCGCTCCTGCTCCGGTGGACCCGCGCACGCCCGGCGCACCGGACCCGACGCGCGGTGCCCTGCCGGCGACACGGGAGAGCGGTGACACCGGTGGCCGTCGCGGTGACGGGGACCGTCCGCCGACCGACGGTACGGTCACGATCCGCGCCGTGGGGCCGGGCGGTGAAGCCCGCACACCGCGTCCGCGCGACGCGGGACCGGCGGCCAGCGACGGCACACTGACGATCCGTGCGCTCGCACCGGGCACCACGCCGCAGGGTCCGCAGGCGTCACAGGCACCGCAGACCCCGCGTCCGCCCCGGATTCCGCAGACCCCGCAGGCGCCGCACGCTCCCCAGCCCCAGCCCCAGCCCCAGCCTGCCCGGCCCCAGCCGCACGCCCCGGCGCCGACACACGTGTTGCCGTCCGCGCAGGTGCCTGCGGCCACCCAGGGCCCGGTCCAGGTGCCCGGACAGAACGCCCCCGCGCCCGTCGCCCCGGCTCCCTGGGCGCAGCAGTCCCACCAGCCGGCCCAGCCCGAACTACAGCAGCAACAGCCACAGCACGCGCAGCAGCAACAGCCGCAGCATCAGCTGCCGCCGCAGTCGCACCAGCAGATGCAGGGCCGGCAGATGCCGGCCCAGCAGGGTCCCGCCGGGGCCGATCAGCCCGTCGTGCCCTGGAAGCCCCCGGTCGACGACCCCTTCCAGCAGCTCGCCAGGGCGCAGACGTCGGCCCGGCCCGCCGGGCTCGGCAAGCGGTTCGCCGCCCGGCTGCTCGACACCCTCGTACTCGGCGCGGTCGTCGGTGCCGTGAGCTTCCCGTTGGTCGGCCGGGCGTTGGACCACATCGACGAGAAGATCACCGCGGCGAAGCAGTCCGGCGAGACGGTCACCGTCTGGCTCGTGGACGGCACCACGTCCGGGCTGTTCGGGGCCGTGCTCGGCGCGTTCCTGGTGCTCGGGTTCGTCCTGGAGGCGCTGCCCACCGCCAAGTGGGGCCGTACGCTCGGCAAGAAGCTCCTCGGGCTCGACGTGCGCGACATCGAGTCCCACGACTCGCCCACGATGGGCGCGGCCCTGCGCCGCTGGCTGGTCTACGGGGTGCTGGGCATCCTGGTGATCGGCGTGGTCAATGTGCTGTGGTGCCTGATCGACCGCCCCTGGCGCCAGTGCTGGCACGACAAGGCGGCCCGCACCTTCGTGGCGGGCTGA